TCGGAGAGATTCGCCGCTGCATCGCTCCGTACACAAGTCCGCCCACCACTGACGCCGCGCACCAGACCGCGAACACGAGCCCCACCTGCTGGGGCTTGCCCGTGTGTTCCACCAAGGCCACGATGCCGACGTCGGAGCTGGAAAGCAGCAGTCCGGCGCCTACAGCCACGGCGAAGACCACGGCCACGCTGAGCGTGAACCAGGAGAAACCGGAGCGAAGACGGGCTCCGCGGCTCAGCGCCGCCAGCGGCTGCAGCTCCGCCGATGCTTCGGACAGATGCGCGGGGGCAGCCGCCACCACCGCGGCGTTGGCGGCCTCACGTTCCTGGACCGGGGTTGCGGCGTCGCGCGGGTTCTCGGACCGGGTGGGCGGGTTGAACCAAATCAGCAGCAGTCCGGCCAGTGACGTGGTGATGCCCACCATCGTCAGTCCAACCACGGAGGACAGCTGGGTGGCCAGGACCGCACCGAGTGCGGGTCCGCCCATGAACACGACTTCAGTGGCGATGGAGTCCAGCGCGAAGGCCGTCCGCCGCTGGTCGCCAGTGGCCAGCACGCCGAGGGACTGCCGGACCACGCTGAAGACCGGCAGGGTGAAAACTCCGCCAATCAGTGCCAGGACCAGCAGCCATTCGTAGCTGGCGTGCGGGGCTATGGACCAGATCACGGCCTCGGAGATCACCGAGGGAATCAGGGCCCGGCGCAGGCCAACGTTGTCCACGCGGCGGCCGCGCCAGGGGGCGCCGAAGGCTATGCCGATGGTGACGACGGCAGCCACGGCGCCAGCCTTGGCATAGCCCATGTCCATGGTCATGACCACGTGCAGGGTCAGCAGCACCCCGGCTGCGGAATGCGGGAAGCGGGCGATCATGCCCACCAGCAGCAGCCGGCGGATCGGGACGACGCGGAGCAGCTCCCCGTAAGCGGAAAAATTCACGGCACTTCACTTTCGGCGGTCCCCCGCCCAGCAGGGTCAGCGCGTGATTTTGAGTTCCAGGGAATCCACGCGCTCAACGAATAACGGATCGGCAGCGAGCCGTTGCTGCAGCATTCCGGCGATGCCCTGCACCGCCTGCGCATCCAGTCCCGGTGCCAGGTGAAGAACCATTCTAAGCTCAGGTCCGGCGCCTCCCCCGGCCACCACCGTCCCGCGGGCCGATTGTGTCACCGTTCCCGGTCCGGGAGCCAGCTGCACCCCGGTCACTGCCGGTTCGACGTCGACGGCTGCGGACACCGCGCGGGCCACTTCTTCGTCGGCGTAGGACGGCGTCCAGGTTCGTTGCTGGGCCAGTGCCCACATGGCCGGGCGGCGTACGACAAAAGTGACGTCCGCCCCCGGGTCCACCACCAGCAGCTGCGCTTCCTCGGAGACGGCGGAGAGGGAGGCACGGGCGGCGTAGACAGCCACCGGGCGGGCCTTCGGGTGCCACTGCTGCAGGGCCGGCACCGAGGTAAAGACCGGCAGCGCCTTCCGGCCGTCCGGAGCCGTCAGGGTGACCAACGCCATGTCGGCTTCCTTGTCCGCGGTGAGTCCGTGCTCGGACTGTTCCTCGGCGCCCAGGGTGGCCACAATGGGCACAAACACGCGTGCGGTCGCCAGCGATGCCACCACCTCTGCTTCCGAGCCGGTCCCCGCTTCCAGCGCCGCCAGGGCGGCGAGGTAGCCGGCGTCGGGTCCGCCGTCGTCGGCGTCGAAATTATGCAGCGGGTTGCCCTCGCCGGACAGATCCCGGCCGGACCAGGACTGCCCCGCTGAATCAGCGGGGCCGCCGGCCCCGGCGAGGGCGGCCGCGATGTGGCCTGGGAGGTTGCGCTCAGCCATGGGCCCTAGCGCTCCGGGTGCCCGGCGATGTCGAAGGCCTGCGGCAGGGTGAAGGCTCCGGCGTAAAGTGCCTTGCCCACGATCGTGCCTTCCAGGCCGAGCGGCACGAGTTCGCGCAGGGCGGCCAGGTCATCCAGGGAGGAGATGCCGCCGGAGGCCACTACGGGCCGGTTGGTCCGGGTCAGGACCTCCCGCAGCAGTTCCAGGTTGGGGCCGCGCAGGGTTCCGTCCTTGGTGACGTCGGTGACCACGTAGCGCGGGCAGCCGGCATCTTCCAGGCGTGCCAGGACCTCCCAGAGGTCTCCGCCCTCCTTGGTCCAGCCGCGCGCTGCCAGGGTGGTGCCGCGTACGTCCAGCCCGACGGCGATGGCCTCGCCGTAGCGGGCAATGGCGCTGGCGGTCCATTCCGGATTTTCCAGGGCTGCAGTGCCCAGGTTCACCCGGCTGGCCCCCAGTTCCAGAGCCATGTCCAGGGAAGCGTCGTCGCGGATTCCGCCGGACAGCTCCACCTTGATGTCCAGCTGGTCCACCACGCGCTTGAGCAGCGGAAGGTTGGATCCGCGGCCAAAGGCTGCGTCCAGGTCCACCAGGTGAACCCAGGCGGCGCCGTCGTTCTGCCAGGCCATGGCGGCGTCGAGCGGGTCGCCGTAGCTGGTTTCGCTGCCGGCCTCACCCTGGACCAGGCGGACCGCCTGGCCGTCCGCGACGTCCACGGCGGGCAGCAGTTCAAGGATGGGCGTTTCTACAAGTGACATGGTTCTGCTTTCGGTGGTGTTCAGTCCGGAGATGGCGCACAG
This genomic interval from Arthrobacter citreus contains the following:
- a CDS encoding MFS transporter; the encoded protein is MNFSAYGELLRVVPIRRLLLVGMIARFPHSAAGVLLTLHVVMTMDMGYAKAGAVAAVVTIGIAFGAPWRGRRVDNVGLRRALIPSVISEAVIWSIAPHASYEWLLVLALIGGVFTLPVFSVVRQSLGVLATGDQRRTAFALDSIATEVVFMGGPALGAVLATQLSSVVGLTMVGITTSLAGLLLIWFNPPTRSENPRDAATPVQEREAANAAVVAAAPAHLSEASAELQPLAALSRGARLRSGFSWFTLSVAVVFAVAVGAGLLLSSSDVGIVALVEHTGKPQQVGLVFAVWCAASVVGGLVYGAMQRRISPMLLLLAMAVLTLPMALATDTVSLALLSIPAGLLCAPVLSSASERVADLVSEERRGEAMGWYGSALTSGTALGAPLAGAAIDLIGPWAGFIFAGASASLLVVVTLSVRKFSRRGGRLAAR
- a CDS encoding SseB family protein, producing MAERNLPGHIAAALAGAGGPADSAGQSWSGRDLSGEGNPLHNFDADDGGPDAGYLAALAALEAGTGSEAEVVASLATARVFVPIVATLGAEEQSEHGLTADKEADMALVTLTAPDGRKALPVFTSVPALQQWHPKARPVAVYAARASLSAVSEEAQLLVVDPGADVTFVVRRPAMWALAQQRTWTPSYADEEVARAVSAAVDVEPAVTGVQLAPGPGTVTQSARGTVVAGGGAGPELRMVLHLAPGLDAQAVQGIAGMLQQRLAADPLFVERVDSLELKITR
- the priA gene encoding bifunctional 1-(5-phosphoribosyl)-5-((5-phosphoribosylamino)methylideneamino)imidazole-4-carboxamide isomerase/phosphoribosylanthranilate isomerase PriA; translated protein: MSLVETPILELLPAVDVADGQAVRLVQGEAGSETSYGDPLDAAMAWQNDGAAWVHLVDLDAAFGRGSNLPLLKRVVDQLDIKVELSGGIRDDASLDMALELGASRVNLGTAALENPEWTASAIARYGEAIAVGLDVRGTTLAARGWTKEGGDLWEVLARLEDAGCPRYVVTDVTKDGTLRGPNLELLREVLTRTNRPVVASGGISSLDDLAALRELVPLGLEGTIVGKALYAGAFTLPQAFDIAGHPER